GGCCTCGGTAACATCGGCAAGGAGGTCGCACGCCGCGCACTGGGCTTCGGCATGCACGTGCTCGCCTACGATCCGCCCTTCTCGCCGATGGATTTCATCGTGGAGATCACGACCCTCGAGAAGCTGCTGACCCGCGCCGACTTCATCACGCTGCACCTCCCCTTCGACAAGAAGAAGGGGCCGATGATCGGTGCGAAGGAATTCGAGATGATGAAGCCGGGCGTGGTGATCGTGAACTGCGCACGCGGCGGGATCATCGATCAGAAGGCGCTGCTGGCAGCGCTGGAAAGCGGCAAAGTGGCCGGCGCGGCGCTTGATGTGTTCGAGCACGAACCGCCCACGGAAGAGGAACGTGCGCTCATCAATCACCCCCGCGTGAGCGTGTCACCGCACATCGGCGGATCCACGAGAGAGGCACAGGAACGCGTCGGCGCGGAGATCGCGCTGAAGGTCGTGAGGGCACTCGCGACCGAACAGATGCTCAAGTAGCACACGCAGGGCGACGCGAGGGCGGCCCTCAGAGGCCGCCCTTGCGAAGCCACGCGATCTTCTCCAGCGTCTGTGCGCTCGCCGCCCGGGCGGGGGGGGGGGGGGGGGGGGCGGGGGGGGGGGGGGGGGGGGGGGGGGGGGGGGGGGGGGGGGCGGGGGCCCGGGGGGGGGGGGGGCCCGGGCGCCCCGGGAGGGGGGGGGGCCCCCCCGGGGCGGGGGGCCGGGCGCCCGGGGGGGGGGGGGGGGGGGGGCGGGGGGGGGGGGGGGCGGGGGGGGGGGCGGGGGGCCGCCGCGCGC
Above is a window of Ignavibacteriota bacterium DNA encoding:
- a CDS encoding D-2-hydroxyacid dehydrogenase; the protein is MKVLISDGISPDGAKILTDAGLHVDNVKLTPEELLQRIGDYDAILVRSATKVTKEVIAAGRNLRVIARGGVGLDNIDAAAAAAANITVLNTPGASAISVAEMALAHMLAVSRFLHLSTMEMRAGKWPKKEFGGGIELYNKTLGILGLGNIGKEVARRALGFGMHVLAYDPPFSPMDFIVEITTLEKLLTRADFITLHLPFDKKKGPMIGAKEFEMMKPGVVIVNCARGGIIDQKALLAALESGKVAGAALDVFEHEPPTEEERALINHPRVSVSPHIGGSTREAQERVGAEIALKVVRALATEQMLK